One Streptomyces sp. V4I8 genomic window carries:
- a CDS encoding acyl-CoA thioesterase codes for MSATNKEYALDAVVNALITQPTEMTVRPRYEGNNINTWIGFKHVNYLVEEAVLGHFRAHGLPSRTLFEDYGLGLEITDLDTRILNAFHLDETATARVEPVGDGDTLAFRVVLTKDGQNKDVTAKVKVALRREQYVDPAYAVPAELKRFAVEKIATAEPVRDAELVPGADLGLTATHNTDPLLKELTEGSNAIAWRWRIAYPYCHNNERLQMSGYLRLMEEAKDRLVAHRGISIKALLDERKWIPVVPHSKIRFLDEALMEEELHIVFTVEEVFKDVTYTSRMDCYVIRDGKLVPTATGTIVHGYAVFENRKDWSLVNFDEHVLTALRGE; via the coding sequence ATGTCTGCCACGAACAAGGAATACGCCCTGGACGCAGTGGTGAACGCCCTCATCACCCAGCCCACCGAGATGACGGTGCGCCCCCGCTACGAGGGCAACAACATCAACACCTGGATCGGCTTCAAGCACGTCAACTACCTCGTGGAGGAAGCCGTCCTGGGGCACTTCCGCGCGCACGGCCTGCCCTCGCGGACGCTGTTCGAGGACTACGGCCTCGGCCTGGAGATCACCGACCTCGACACCCGCATCCTCAACGCCTTCCACCTGGACGAGACGGCCACCGCCCGGGTCGAGCCGGTCGGTGACGGTGACACGCTCGCCTTCCGGGTCGTGCTGACCAAGGACGGCCAGAACAAGGACGTGACCGCCAAGGTCAAGGTGGCGCTGCGCCGCGAGCAGTACGTCGACCCCGCCTACGCGGTGCCGGCGGAGCTGAAGCGGTTCGCCGTCGAGAAGATCGCCACCGCCGAGCCGGTCCGCGACGCCGAGCTCGTCCCCGGCGCCGACCTGGGCCTGACCGCCACGCACAACACCGACCCGCTGCTCAAGGAGCTCACCGAGGGCAGCAACGCCATCGCCTGGCGGTGGCGGATCGCCTACCCGTACTGCCACAACAACGAGCGCCTGCAGATGTCCGGCTACCTGCGCCTGATGGAGGAGGCCAAGGACCGCCTCGTCGCGCACCGGGGCATCTCCATCAAGGCCCTTCTGGACGAGCGCAAGTGGATCCCCGTCGTCCCGCACTCCAAGATCCGCTTCCTGGACGAGGCGCTGATGGAGGAGGAGCTGCACATCGTCTTCACCGTCGAGGAGGTCTTCAAGGACGTGACCTACACCTCGCGGATGGACTGCTACGTCATCCGGGACGGCAAGCTCGTGCCCACCGCCACCGGCACCATCGTGCACGGCTACGCGGTCTTCGAGAACCGTAAGGACTGGTCCCTCGTCAACTTCGACGAGCACGTCCTCACGGCCCTGCGCGGCGAGTGA
- a CDS encoding DsrE family protein, producing MPGFVLIESNGRESGPGCARFLTDATALARAGHPVRVVLVQEGVTAALPGALAELDQALRAGAELWVDEFSVAQRGLDTDALVPEAQLVGMGEVAGELLAADTKVVWH from the coding sequence ATGCCCGGCTTCGTACTGATCGAGTCGAACGGACGGGAGTCCGGCCCCGGTTGCGCCCGCTTCCTCACCGACGCGACGGCACTGGCCCGGGCCGGACACCCGGTGCGGGTGGTGCTCGTCCAGGAGGGCGTCACCGCCGCGCTGCCCGGCGCCCTGGCCGAGCTCGACCAGGCGCTGCGAGCCGGCGCCGAGCTGTGGGTCGACGAGTTCTCGGTCGCCCAACGCGGCCTGGACACCGACGCGTTGGTGCCCGAAGCGCAGCTGGTCGGGATGGGCGAGGTGGCCGGAGAGCTGCTCGCCGCCGACACCAAGGTGGTGTGGCACTGA
- a CDS encoding beta-ketoacyl synthase, with protein MTEVVITGLGALCRLGAGVDRFWQGLLDPVRPTPSVAPDPLAHVPIPAFHFLPEGALPDGPTSVDGLEIGRATRAALTVAREAVADAGLPGGDPARTAVLFGSSIADAYVIEQWRGTKSFPEDGRWTPVFATASVVARELGTHGAAGTFSNACSGSGYSMATGVDMIRAGEADTVIAGGFETYSRVAHAAFNQVGALDPVSCRPFDATRGGTVLGEGAGAVVLERADRARARGARVYATLTGSGWSCEAYHATGLDPEGGQIVRAMRDALAEAGHTPDDVDFVVPHATGTKLNDLIETQAMYGVFGERTAEIPLYSLKALLGHTGGASGGLAVVAAALFLHHQVMAPNLPVADPDPECRVRVPVDRIPVGRTAMVNSYAFGGNNMSLLLRGEPR; from the coding sequence GTGACCGAAGTCGTCATCACCGGCCTGGGGGCGCTGTGCCGTCTCGGCGCGGGCGTGGACCGGTTCTGGCAGGGACTGCTCGACCCCGTCCGGCCCACTCCGTCCGTCGCCCCCGACCCCCTGGCCCACGTGCCCATCCCGGCCTTCCACTTCCTGCCCGAGGGCGCGCTGCCCGACGGCCCCACGAGCGTGGACGGCCTCGAAATCGGCCGTGCCACCCGGGCCGCCCTCACAGTGGCCAGGGAGGCGGTCGCCGACGCCGGGCTGCCCGGGGGCGACCCCGCGCGCACCGCTGTGCTGTTCGGCTCCTCCATCGCCGACGCCTATGTCATCGAGCAGTGGCGCGGCACCAAGTCCTTCCCCGAGGACGGCCGCTGGACCCCGGTGTTCGCCACCGCGTCCGTCGTCGCCCGGGAGCTCGGCACGCACGGCGCGGCCGGCACGTTCAGCAACGCCTGCTCGGGCAGCGGCTATTCGATGGCCACCGGCGTCGACATGATCCGTGCGGGCGAGGCGGACACCGTGATCGCCGGGGGCTTCGAGACGTACTCCCGGGTCGCGCACGCCGCCTTCAACCAGGTGGGCGCGCTCGACCCGGTCAGCTGCCGCCCCTTCGACGCCACCCGCGGCGGCACCGTCCTCGGTGAGGGCGCGGGCGCGGTCGTCCTGGAGCGGGCGGACCGGGCGCGGGCCCGTGGCGCCCGTGTCTACGCCACCCTGACCGGCTCCGGGTGGAGCTGCGAGGCGTACCACGCGACCGGGCTCGACCCGGAGGGCGGCCAGATCGTCCGGGCCATGCGGGACGCCCTCGCCGAGGCCGGCCACACCCCCGACGACGTCGACTTCGTGGTCCCGCACGCCACCGGGACCAAGCTCAACGACCTCATCGAAACCCAGGCGATGTACGGCGTGTTCGGCGAGCGCACGGCCGAGATCCCGCTGTACAGCCTCAAGGCGCTGCTCGGGCACACCGGTGGCGCCTCGGGCGGGCTCGCCGTCGTGGCGGCCGCGCTCTTCCTGCACCACCAGGTGATGGCGCCGAACCTGCCGGTGGCGGATCCCGACCCCGAGTGCCGCGTGCGGGTGCCGGTCGACCGGATCCCGGTCGGCCGCACCGCGATGGTCAACTCCTATGCCTTCGGCGGCAACAACATGTCCCTTCTGCTGCGAGGTGAGCCGCGATGA
- a CDS encoding beta-ketoacyl synthase N-terminal-like domain-containing protein, whose product MTAPTTAAVDPVISGIGVVTPEVLDPAGERTGAWFDHRAQLGRGYKYLPQASQYLLAATTRALADTGADLADVPEHHRAVTVGTNNGMSRLYGEFDRTVIEGDSTLLSPASVPYFSVNLVGSRVAMEHALKGYSLGVHSPRVAGLEALEHGSRALLAGRARWLLAGAAESPLDWSEPGSEGSEDGAVALIVEPAAAVAARGGRAHGRVRVRSFLLPPPVAAAPDGVGTAARLLGAALDGLGLSGPLPPVRLVGADDAVTAAVAAGLGTAVTRYPAGVGCLTPVLHVTEALREPGAGPQLIVGVAAQGNVSVTHVAPQPH is encoded by the coding sequence ATGACCGCCCCGACCACCGCCGCCGTGGACCCGGTGATCTCCGGCATCGGTGTCGTCACCCCCGAGGTCCTCGACCCGGCGGGCGAGCGGACCGGCGCCTGGTTCGACCACCGCGCCCAACTGGGCCGCGGCTACAAGTACCTGCCGCAGGCCAGCCAGTACCTTCTCGCCGCGACCACCCGGGCGCTCGCCGACACCGGCGCCGACCTGGCGGACGTGCCCGAGCACCACCGCGCGGTCACCGTCGGCACCAACAACGGGATGTCGCGGCTGTACGGCGAGTTCGACCGCACCGTGATCGAGGGCGACTCGACCCTGCTGAGCCCCGCGTCGGTGCCGTACTTCTCGGTCAACCTGGTCGGCAGCCGGGTGGCCATGGAGCACGCCCTGAAGGGCTACAGCCTCGGCGTGCACAGCCCCCGGGTCGCGGGCCTGGAGGCCCTCGAGCACGGCAGCAGGGCGCTGCTCGCCGGGCGGGCGCGCTGGCTGTTGGCCGGTGCCGCCGAGTCCCCCCTCGACTGGTCGGAACCGGGCAGCGAGGGCAGCGAGGACGGGGCGGTGGCCCTGATCGTGGAGCCGGCCGCGGCGGTCGCGGCGCGCGGCGGCCGGGCGCACGGCCGGGTCCGGGTGCGCAGCTTCCTGCTGCCGCCGCCGGTCGCCGCGGCCCCGGACGGCGTCGGGACGGCCGCCCGGCTGCTCGGCGCCGCCCTCGACGGGCTCGGCCTGTCCGGGCCGCTGCCTCCCGTACGCCTCGTGGGTGCGGACGACGCCGTCACCGCGGCCGTCGCGGCCGGACTCGGCACCGCGGTGACCCGGTACCCGGCCGGCGTCGGGTGCCTGACCCCGGTGCTCCACGTCACCGAGGCCCTGCGCGAGCCCGGCGCCGGGCCGCAGCTGATCGTCGGCGTCGCCGCCCAGGGCAATGTCTCGGTCACCCATGTGGCGCCCCAGCCGCACTGA
- a CDS encoding 3-hydroxyacyl-ACP dehydratase FabZ family protein — translation MTVGFATPLNRTVQIPETRPEGATARITVAADEQVFRGHYPDFPIFPGVCLVECVHHAARANPPAAGRPVLTAVESVRFLSPVFPGDDLTVELDWKLKSGAWKAYAALSTARGKTAQIRLGYELDASGSEATGGAA, via the coding sequence ATGACTGTGGGCTTCGCCACCCCGCTCAACCGCACCGTACAGATCCCGGAAACCCGCCCGGAGGGCGCGACCGCCCGGATCACCGTGGCCGCCGACGAGCAGGTGTTCCGCGGCCACTACCCGGACTTCCCGATCTTCCCGGGGGTCTGCCTGGTCGAGTGCGTCCATCACGCCGCCCGGGCCAACCCGCCCGCCGCCGGCCGCCCCGTGCTCACCGCCGTGGAGTCGGTGCGCTTCCTCAGCCCCGTCTTCCCCGGCGACGACCTGACCGTCGAGCTGGACTGGAAGCTCAAGTCCGGTGCCTGGAAGGCGTACGCGGCCCTGTCCACGGCCCGCGGCAAGACCGCGCAGATCCGCCTCGGGTACGAGCTGGACGCGTCCGGCTCCGAGGCCACCGGGGGAGCAGCATGA
- a CDS encoding 3-hydroxyacyl-ACP dehydratase FabZ family protein, producing the protein MITASRIKETLPHRYPMLLVDRVTEIDPGVSLTAVKAITCNEPWYADVPDGADDADHAYPVSLLVESWCQSAGVLATWERVSAEERAGLVMLFGSISGIEVHGEALPGSLVEHRVRHVRSVGTTLIFEGESLLDGEPLLTVGSIVITMRPGGELAAPDDEGAPARTEQGELTRA; encoded by the coding sequence ATGATCACCGCAAGCCGCATCAAGGAGACGCTGCCGCACCGCTACCCGATGCTGCTCGTCGACCGGGTCACCGAGATCGACCCGGGCGTCTCCCTCACCGCCGTCAAGGCGATCACCTGCAACGAGCCCTGGTACGCCGACGTGCCGGACGGCGCCGACGACGCCGATCACGCCTATCCGGTCTCCCTGCTGGTCGAGTCCTGGTGCCAGTCGGCCGGGGTGCTCGCCACGTGGGAGCGGGTCAGCGCCGAGGAACGGGCCGGTCTGGTCATGCTCTTCGGCTCGATCAGCGGCATCGAGGTGCACGGCGAGGCCCTGCCGGGGAGCCTGGTCGAGCACCGGGTCCGCCATGTCCGCAGCGTCGGCACCACGCTGATCTTCGAGGGAGAGAGCCTGCTCGACGGCGAACCACTGCTGACCGTCGGCTCGATCGTCATCACCATGCGCCCGGGCGGCGAGCTGGCCGCCCCCGACGACGAGGGCGCACCCGCCCGTACGGAACAAGGAGAGTTGACCCGTGCCTGA
- the fabG gene encoding 3-oxoacyl-[acyl-carrier-protein] reductase, which translates to MPEQHESKPAAKVALVTGGSRGIGRACVLRLAQDGHDVAFCYSSQAEAAELVRKEAAQYGTRILAVRADVASADSMRGLVKRVGEELGPIDVLVTSAGIVRDNPLLLMKDEQWQETLDVNLSGTYNACRAVVFEMLKRRSGSIITVSSVAGVHGTPTQSNYAATKAGIIGFTKSVAKEVGPYGIRANAVAPGFIETDMVSGLDADHLRKMVERVPLGRVGTADEVADLVGFLASDRAAYITGTVVQIDGGIVV; encoded by the coding sequence GTGCCTGAGCAGCATGAGAGCAAGCCGGCCGCGAAGGTGGCCCTCGTCACCGGAGGTTCGCGGGGCATCGGCCGCGCCTGTGTCCTTCGCCTCGCCCAGGACGGCCACGACGTGGCGTTCTGCTACTCGTCGCAGGCCGAGGCCGCCGAGCTGGTCCGCAAGGAGGCCGCACAGTACGGCACCAGGATCCTGGCGGTCCGCGCCGACGTCGCGTCCGCCGACTCGATGCGCGGCCTGGTCAAGCGGGTCGGCGAGGAGCTGGGGCCCATCGACGTGCTGGTCACCTCGGCCGGGATCGTGCGGGACAACCCGCTGCTCCTGATGAAGGACGAGCAGTGGCAGGAGACCCTCGACGTCAACCTCAGCGGCACGTACAACGCCTGCCGGGCGGTCGTCTTCGAGATGCTGAAGCGCCGCTCCGGCAGCATCATCACGGTCTCCTCGGTCGCGGGCGTCCACGGCACCCCGACCCAGTCCAACTACGCGGCCACCAAGGCCGGGATCATCGGATTCACCAAGTCCGTCGCGAAGGAGGTGGGCCCGTACGGCATCCGCGCGAACGCGGTCGCTCCCGGATTCATCGAGACGGACATGGTCTCCGGTCTGGACGCCGACCATCTGCGCAAGATGGTCGAGCGGGTGCCGCTGGGCCGGGTCGGCACGGCCGACGAAGTGGCCGACCTCGTAGGCTTCCTGGCGTCCGACCGAGCCGCCTACATCACGGGGACCGTCGTACAGATCGACGGCGGCATCGTCGTCTAG
- a CDS encoding DUF3995 domain-containing protein, whose product MIPTLVTVVLTAGLTVVGVFHFIWAFSPWPLKDEVAFTKAVLGNASGTMPPAPLSALVGVVLLGGGAVSLMSNESIPTIGPDWLCVAGSYGLAVVLLGRGLGGYLMGANATGEFQRLNAVLYSPLCIALGLMSAAVAVYATVR is encoded by the coding sequence ATGATCCCCACCCTGGTCACGGTAGTCCTGACAGCAGGCCTGACGGTGGTCGGCGTATTCCATTTCATCTGGGCGTTCTCGCCGTGGCCGCTGAAGGACGAGGTGGCCTTCACCAAGGCGGTTCTCGGCAACGCGAGCGGCACCATGCCGCCGGCGCCGCTCTCCGCCCTGGTGGGTGTGGTCCTGCTCGGCGGCGGCGCCGTCAGCCTCATGAGCAACGAGTCCATCCCCACGATCGGACCCGACTGGCTGTGCGTCGCGGGCAGTTACGGTCTCGCGGTGGTGCTGCTCGGACGTGGCCTCGGCGGTTATCTGATGGGGGCGAACGCCACCGGCGAGTTCCAGCGGCTCAACGCGGTGCTGTACTCGCCGCTGTGCATCGCGCTCGGCCTCATGAGCGCGGCCGTCGCGGTGTACGCGACGGTGCGCTGA
- a CDS encoding SRPBCC family protein, producing the protein MAVLNVHERVFPAKPEAVGALLDSLAGPDDQVWPGERWPPLRLDRGLAVGSHGGHGPVRYTVAAYVPGQWVRFAFSAPRGFHGFHEFTVHPTPDGRAALRHTLSMRARGAARLAWPMMFRWTHDALIEDGLDRVEHALTGSVAQPARWGAPVRFLRLVRRVAAGSRQKPASVAE; encoded by the coding sequence GTGGCTGTGCTCAATGTTCACGAGCGTGTGTTCCCGGCGAAGCCCGAGGCTGTGGGGGCGCTGCTGGACTCCCTCGCCGGCCCCGACGACCAGGTGTGGCCCGGCGAGCGGTGGCCGCCGCTGCGCCTGGACCGCGGACTGGCCGTCGGCTCGCACGGAGGGCACGGACCGGTCCGCTACACGGTCGCCGCGTATGTGCCCGGGCAGTGGGTCCGCTTCGCCTTCAGCGCGCCGCGGGGCTTTCACGGGTTCCACGAGTTCACTGTCCATCCGACCCCTGACGGCCGGGCCGCATTGCGCCACACCCTGTCCATGCGCGCACGCGGAGCGGCCCGGCTGGCCTGGCCCATGATGTTCCGCTGGACGCACGACGCCCTGATCGAGGACGGACTCGACCGCGTCGAGCACGCCCTGACCGGTTCGGTCGCGCAGCCCGCGCGCTGGGGCGCCCCGGTGCGATTTCTGCGGCTGGTCCGCAGGGTTGCGGCCGGCTCGCGTCAGAAACCTGCCAGTGTCGCTGAATGA
- a CDS encoding TetR/AcrR family transcriptional regulator, with protein sequence MARPSQYDRNQLLDTALRLAATAGPQGVTMAAVAKELGAPSGSVYHRFPSRSALLGALWVRTVEGFQQGWLAALEDPDPHRAARGAAHHVVAWSRAHPHEAAVLLHGPDAFGQHDWPADDARRAAANRRRVRGAVARLCEALGAQDPTAAERVALAVIDLPLTVVRRPLRAGERLPAHAEQLAQECAASLLVGL encoded by the coding sequence ATGGCGAGGCCATCTCAGTACGACAGGAACCAGCTGCTGGACACGGCGCTCCGGCTGGCCGCGACGGCGGGCCCGCAGGGCGTCACCATGGCCGCTGTCGCGAAGGAGCTGGGCGCGCCGAGCGGATCGGTCTATCACCGCTTCCCGTCCCGCTCGGCGCTGCTCGGCGCGTTGTGGGTGCGCACCGTCGAGGGCTTTCAGCAGGGCTGGCTCGCCGCGCTCGAGGACCCCGATCCGCACCGTGCCGCGCGCGGCGCCGCACACCACGTCGTCGCCTGGAGCCGCGCCCACCCCCATGAGGCGGCCGTCCTCCTGCACGGCCCGGACGCGTTCGGACAGCACGACTGGCCCGCCGACGACGCACGGCGGGCCGCGGCGAACCGCCGCCGGGTGCGGGGCGCGGTCGCCCGGCTGTGCGAAGCGCTGGGCGCCCAGGACCCGACGGCGGCCGAGCGTGTCGCCCTGGCCGTCATCGACCTGCCGCTGACTGTCGTACGGCGGCCGCTGCGCGCGGGCGAGCGACTGCCCGCGCATGCGGAGCAACTCGCGCAGGAGTGCGCGGCCTCGCTGCTCGTCGGCCTGTGA
- a CDS encoding acyl-CoA carboxylase epsilon subunit, translating into MSGADMLEPPLEGPLGPTLLKVIRGAPTAEELAVVTLLLTTLAAAGEEPEPRSRPAAAAWDRPVGCSPVSWPALR; encoded by the coding sequence ATGAGCGGCGCGGACATGCTGGAGCCACCGCTCGAAGGGCCGCTCGGGCCCACCCTGCTGAAGGTCATCCGGGGCGCCCCCACGGCCGAGGAGCTGGCCGTCGTCACGCTCCTGCTCACCACCCTCGCGGCGGCCGGCGAAGAGCCGGAGCCCCGCTCCCGGCCGGCCGCCGCGGCCTGGGACCGCCCGGTCGGCTGCTCGCCCGTCTCCTGGCCGGCCCTCCGCTGA
- a CDS encoding acyl-CoA carboxylase subunit beta has protein sequence MTLAEKTDELARIREDVLAGVERATEAQHAKGKLTARERLALLFDEGSFTEVEQLRRHRATGFGLEAKRPYTDGVVTGWGTVEGRTVFAFAHDFRIFGGALGEAHATKIHKIMDLALSAGAPLVSLNDGAGARIQEGVSALAGYGGIFQRNTKASGVIPQISVMLGPCAGGAAYSPALTDFVFMVRETSQMFITGPDVVKAVTGEEITQNGLGGADVHAGTSGVAHFAYDDEETCIAEVRYLLSMLPANNRELPPAAPVEDPVDRRCERLSELVPVDGNRPYDMREVIAELVDDGEHMEVHERWAGSVLTTLARLGGQVVGIVANQPQSLAGVLDIHSSEKAARFVQMCDSFNIPLVTLVDVPGFLPGVDQEHGGIIRHGAKLLYAYCNATVPRVQVILRKAYGGAYIVMDSRSIGCDVSLAWPANEIAVMGAEGAANVVFRREIAAADDPDATREQLVKEYKAELMHPYYAAERGLVDDVIDPADTRSALIRALSMLRAKHAPLPSRKHGNPPA, from the coding sequence ATGACGCTGGCCGAGAAGACCGACGAACTCGCGCGCATCCGGGAAGACGTACTCGCCGGTGTGGAGCGGGCCACCGAGGCGCAGCACGCCAAGGGCAAACTGACCGCGCGGGAACGCCTCGCGCTCCTCTTCGACGAGGGCTCGTTCACCGAGGTGGAACAGCTGCGCCGGCACCGGGCCACCGGGTTCGGCCTGGAGGCGAAGCGGCCGTACACCGACGGCGTGGTGACCGGCTGGGGCACGGTGGAGGGCCGTACGGTCTTCGCCTTCGCCCATGACTTCCGGATCTTCGGCGGGGCGCTCGGCGAGGCCCACGCCACCAAGATCCACAAGATCATGGATCTCGCGCTGTCGGCGGGAGCCCCGCTGGTCTCGCTGAACGATGGTGCGGGGGCGCGTATCCAGGAGGGTGTGAGCGCGCTGGCCGGCTACGGCGGGATCTTCCAGCGCAACACGAAGGCGTCGGGCGTCATCCCGCAGATCAGCGTGATGCTCGGCCCGTGCGCGGGCGGGGCCGCCTACAGCCCCGCACTGACCGACTTCGTCTTCATGGTCCGCGAGACCTCGCAGATGTTCATCACCGGGCCCGACGTGGTCAAGGCGGTGACCGGCGAGGAGATCACGCAGAACGGCCTCGGCGGCGCCGATGTGCACGCGGGGACCTCGGGAGTGGCGCACTTCGCGTACGACGACGAGGAGACCTGCATCGCCGAGGTCCGCTATCTCCTGTCGATGCTCCCGGCCAACAACCGTGAGCTGCCGCCGGCCGCGCCGGTCGAGGACCCTGTCGACCGGCGCTGCGAGCGGCTGTCCGAGCTGGTGCCGGTCGACGGCAACCGGCCCTACGACATGCGTGAGGTCATCGCCGAACTCGTCGACGACGGTGAGCACATGGAGGTCCACGAGCGCTGGGCGGGTAGCGTCCTGACCACTCTCGCCCGGCTCGGCGGCCAGGTCGTCGGCATCGTCGCCAACCAGCCCCAGTCCCTGGCCGGGGTCCTCGACATCCACTCCTCCGAGAAGGCGGCGCGCTTCGTGCAGATGTGCGACTCCTTCAACATCCCGTTGGTGACCCTGGTGGACGTACCCGGCTTCCTGCCCGGTGTGGACCAGGAGCACGGCGGCATCATCCGGCACGGTGCCAAGCTGCTCTACGCGTACTGCAACGCCACCGTCCCGCGCGTCCAGGTCATCCTGCGCAAGGCCTACGGCGGCGCCTACATCGTCATGGACTCGCGTTCCATCGGCTGTGACGTGTCGCTCGCCTGGCCCGCCAACGAGATCGCCGTGATGGGCGCCGAGGGCGCCGCCAATGTCGTGTTCCGGCGCGAGATCGCCGCCGCCGACGACCCGGACGCGACGCGCGAGCAGCTGGTCAAGGAGTACAAGGCCGAGCTGATGCATCCGTACTACGCCGCCGAGCGCGGCCTCGTCGACGATGTCATCGACCCGGCCGACACCCGCTCGGCGCTGATCAGGGCCCTGTCGATGCTGCGCGCCAAGCACGCGCCGCTGCCGTCGCGCAAGCACGGCAACCCCCCGGCATGA
- a CDS encoding ACP S-malonyltransferase, whose protein sequence is MNQLPIGLVFPGQGTQKAGMGEAWRDTPSWKLTESISEASGEDLPELLLRTPAEQLLRTDLAQLTVFAVGVVAHAEVMRRGGPDGTVVACAGHSLGEYTALVAAGALTVDAAARLVAARGRAMRDATRLREGTMGVLVAASLPNVTELVCELRDAGAELWVANVNAPGQTVVSGSAEGIELAAERAPSIGAKAIRLKVAGAFHSPYMAPAADALRLALKDTAFAPAHLPVVANVDARPYDGDCDWPDLAARQLTSPVLWEQSVRALTEGLGCRRLVELGPGRTLAGMIRRIAPDVEVTSVDGPEALPTD, encoded by the coding sequence ATGAATCAGCTACCCATCGGCCTGGTGTTTCCCGGACAGGGGACACAGAAGGCGGGAATGGGTGAGGCCTGGCGGGACACCCCGTCATGGAAACTCACCGAGTCCATTTCCGAAGCCTCGGGAGAAGACCTCCCCGAACTGCTCCTGCGCACCCCCGCCGAGCAGTTGCTCCGCACCGACCTGGCCCAGCTCACGGTGTTCGCCGTGGGCGTCGTCGCCCACGCCGAGGTGATGCGCCGTGGGGGGCCGGACGGCACGGTCGTCGCCTGCGCGGGCCACAGCCTGGGCGAGTACACGGCCCTGGTCGCGGCCGGCGCGCTCACCGTCGATGCGGCGGCCCGGCTCGTCGCCGCGCGCGGCCGGGCCATGCGCGACGCCACACGGCTGCGCGAGGGCACCATGGGCGTCCTGGTCGCGGCCTCACTGCCGAACGTGACGGAGCTGGTGTGCGAACTGCGTGACGCAGGCGCGGAGTTGTGGGTCGCCAATGTCAACGCGCCGGGCCAGACCGTGGTCTCCGGCTCCGCCGAAGGCATCGAGCTGGCCGCCGAGCGGGCACCGTCGATCGGCGCCAAGGCGATCCGGCTCAAGGTGGCGGGCGCCTTCCACAGCCCCTACATGGCGCCCGCGGCCGACGCCCTGCGCCTCGCCCTGAAGGACACCGCCTTCGCCCCGGCGCATCTGCCCGTGGTGGCCAACGTCGACGCCCGGCCCTACGACGGCGACTGCGACTGGCCGGATCTGGCCGCCCGCCAGCTCACCTCGCCGGTCCTGTGGGAGCAGTCGGTGCGCGCCCTCACCGAAGGGCTCGGCTGCCGCCGCCTGGTCGAGCTCGGGCCCGGCCGCACCCTGGCCGGAATGATCCGCCGGATCGCCCCCGACGTCGAGGTGACGTCGGTGGACGGCCCCGAAGCCCTGCCGACCGACTGA
- a CDS encoding LuxR family transcriptional regulator translates to MSRPRDGEPERAARQRMPGRPEDDLEQALLKVRTLIESTVALHRDRSVEEQLITEIEGGYGVVLDTARRLIGQASRTIDIVHARVAGTDGPAGVEQEMIHGAAESVSVRLLTVPVFLDASPDPEQFVRERPMAIRVAPVPPLQALLVDGDCALVVAASPTGPRASLIRAPEFLHTLYSLYETVWGQAVPAHERIVFASPERAQLARQVLDALRAGVTDEVAARDLTVSVRTYRRYVAEIMALLGANSRFQAGVRAAELGLLPPPSPGTDS, encoded by the coding sequence GTGAGTAGGCCGCGCGACGGCGAGCCGGAGCGGGCAGCGCGGCAGCGCATGCCGGGGCGGCCGGAGGACGATCTGGAGCAGGCGCTGCTCAAAGTGCGGACGCTGATCGAGTCGACGGTGGCGCTGCACCGCGACCGCAGTGTCGAGGAGCAGTTGATCACCGAGATCGAGGGCGGCTACGGCGTGGTGCTCGACACCGCGCGCCGCCTCATCGGCCAGGCCTCCCGCACGATCGACATCGTCCACGCCCGGGTCGCCGGCACGGACGGGCCCGCAGGCGTGGAACAGGAGATGATCCACGGGGCCGCCGAGTCGGTCTCGGTGCGGCTGCTGACCGTACCCGTGTTCCTGGACGCCTCGCCCGACCCCGAACAGTTCGTCAGGGAGCGGCCGATGGCGATCCGGGTGGCTCCGGTTCCGCCGCTGCAGGCGCTGCTCGTCGACGGCGACTGCGCCCTGGTGGTGGCCGCGTCCCCGACCGGTCCGCGCGCCTCACTGATCCGGGCGCCCGAGTTCCTGCACACCCTGTACTCCCTCTACGAGACGGTCTGGGGCCAAGCGGTGCCCGCGCATGAACGGATCGTCTTCGCGAGCCCCGAGCGCGCCCAACTGGCCCGGCAGGTACTGGACGCGCTGCGGGCCGGGGTCACCGACGAGGTGGCCGCCCGCGATCTCACCGTCTCGGTGCGCACCTACCGCCGCTATGTGGCCGAGATCATGGCGCTGCTCGGCGCCAACTCCCGCTTCCAGGCGGGGGTTCGGGCCGCCGAACTGGGCCTGCTGCCCCCGCCCTCCCCCGGAACCGACAGCTGA